A genomic window from Providencia alcalifaciens includes:
- the terL gene encoding phage terminase large subunit: MDIDFSLFDEEIEREIARRSLHEFIQYINPEYITSHFSQTVCDALDQFLVDMMAGKRPKLILGAPPQHGKSDIVSRYLPAYFFGKYPNMRVGALSYSSDLAGDMNTDVQRIMMSAEYRALFPKSWLGNKPENGIAVKRNSDEFGIANHKGSYVCAGVGGPLTGKKVDLGIIDDPIKNSKEALSPTVKKSIWNWYVSTFKTRLSKNSGEIIMATRWATDDLSGQLKDKAPETKVLAFPAINEQGEALVPELHPIDKLLETKAILGDYFWSAMYQQSPKPGDGQIFHEEFVRYYLPKDLPEKFDKVIHSWDMTFKDSDGTDYVVGQVWGKKGANAYLLYQIRKRMSFTQTKDAVKLLAEKFPEGRRKLVEDKANGPAVIDSLKSTVSGLIPVEPDGSKIARAHACTAEWEAGNVWLPHKDIAPWIVETVEEITTFPFAGNDDTVDAMTQALRDLYQKHSISPLDIL; this comes from the coding sequence ATGGATATCGATTTCAGCTTATTTGATGAAGAGATCGAAAGGGAGATAGCACGCCGTAGTTTGCATGAATTCATTCAGTATATAAACCCTGAATACATCACGAGCCATTTCTCTCAAACGGTGTGTGATGCGCTAGACCAGTTCTTGGTTGATATGATGGCAGGTAAGCGCCCTAAATTAATATTGGGTGCACCGCCACAGCATGGTAAGTCTGATATTGTTTCCCGCTATCTTCCTGCTTACTTCTTTGGAAAATACCCCAACATGCGGGTTGGGGCGTTATCGTATTCCTCTGATTTAGCCGGTGATATGAATACCGATGTTCAGCGGATTATGATGTCAGCTGAATATCGTGCCTTGTTTCCTAAGAGCTGGTTAGGCAACAAGCCTGAAAATGGCATTGCTGTTAAACGTAACTCTGACGAGTTCGGTATTGCCAATCACAAAGGCAGCTATGTGTGTGCGGGTGTCGGTGGCCCATTAACGGGGAAGAAAGTTGACCTTGGTATTATTGATGATCCGATAAAGAACTCGAAAGAAGCACTTAGCCCGACAGTTAAAAAATCGATTTGGAACTGGTACGTATCGACCTTTAAGACCCGCTTATCAAAAAACAGTGGCGAGATCATCATGGCGACCCGCTGGGCGACGGATGACTTATCTGGTCAATTAAAAGATAAAGCACCTGAAACTAAGGTGCTTGCATTTCCTGCTATCAACGAGCAAGGTGAAGCGCTGGTACCAGAATTACACCCAATTGACAAACTACTGGAAACCAAAGCAATCCTTGGAGATTACTTCTGGTCTGCCATGTATCAACAATCACCGAAGCCGGGTGATGGGCAAATCTTCCATGAAGAATTTGTTCGTTATTACTTACCTAAAGACCTGCCTGAAAAATTCGACAAGGTTATTCATAGTTGGGATATGACCTTTAAAGATAGCGACGGTACCGACTATGTGGTTGGTCAGGTTTGGGGCAAGAAAGGTGCCAATGCGTATCTACTGTACCAAATTCGAAAACGCATGAGCTTTACTCAAACGAAAGATGCAGTGAAGCTTTTGGCAGAAAAATTTCCCGAAGGTAGGCGTAAGCTGGTGGAAGATAAAGCCAATGGCCCAGCAGTTATAGACTCATTGAAATCTACAGTATCGGGCTTGATTCCTGTTGAACCTGATGGCAGCAAAATTGCACGCGCCCACGCATGCACCGCGGAATGGGAAGCGGGAAATGTGTGGCTACCGCACAAAGATATTGCTCCGTGGATTGTAGAAACAGTGGAAGAAATTACCACATTCCCGTTCGCTGGCAATGACGACACAGTGGATGCTATGACGCAGGCATTGCGTGATTTGTATCAAAAGCATTCAATCAGCCCTCTGGATATCCTTTAA
- a CDS encoding terminase small subunit, whose protein sequence is MAKPDWSELQKQFLSDHAKSGISPKEWCEDQGLNYATARRYIKISNAQSAQKTAQKKLRTAHDKECAKEPICNSTIRTAQSREQDNAHDDENTFDVRNYGLNDSQVKFVNEYLIDLNRAAAYKRAGYKGEGNTAYVNATRMLRNAKVSRAIADALAERERRTEITQDAVLKMWWDIATADVNELTEYRRLCCRHCWGFGFNYQWRDAIEFEDAITEARAKKKKIPNDNGGYGYDNSLDPNPDCPRCSGFGIGRAHFHDTRDLTGAARRLFAGVKEGKFGIEVITRNQDDALKMVAQHLGMVKNKTEITGADGGPIQSTGIDLSHLSFEQLMQLRKKSKN, encoded by the coding sequence ATGGCTAAGCCGGATTGGAGCGAGCTACAAAAACAGTTCCTGTCTGACCATGCTAAATCAGGAATATCCCCTAAAGAGTGGTGTGAAGACCAGGGACTCAATTACGCAACTGCGCGACGATACATCAAGATATCAAATGCGCAGAGTGCGCAAAAAACTGCGCAAAAGAAATTGCGCACTGCTCACGATAAAGAATGTGCAAAAGAGCCTATATGTAATAGCACAATACGAACTGCGCAGAGTAGAGAGCAAGATAATGCGCACGATGATGAAAATACCTTTGATGTGCGCAACTACGGGCTTAATGACTCACAAGTCAAATTCGTCAATGAGTATCTTATCGACTTAAATCGAGCTGCTGCATATAAGCGAGCCGGTTATAAAGGCGAGGGCAATACAGCTTATGTAAATGCTACTCGAATGCTAAGAAATGCTAAGGTTTCAAGAGCAATCGCGGACGCGCTAGCAGAACGAGAACGTCGGACTGAAATAACCCAAGATGCCGTATTAAAAATGTGGTGGGATATTGCAACTGCAGACGTAAATGAGCTAACTGAATATCGCCGATTATGCTGTCGTCATTGTTGGGGCTTCGGATTTAATTATCAGTGGCGCGATGCGATAGAATTTGAGGATGCTATTACTGAAGCTAGGGCTAAAAAGAAAAAGATACCGAATGATAATGGCGGTTACGGTTATGACAATTCACTTGATCCTAATCCTGATTGCCCTCGCTGTAGTGGTTTTGGTATTGGTCGTGCGCATTTTCATGATACACGCGATTTAACTGGCGCTGCTCGTCGTTTATTCGCTGGTGTGAAAGAGGGTAAGTTTGGTATCGAGGTGATCACTCGTAATCAAGATGATGCGCTTAAAATGGTTGCACAGCATTTGGGGATGGTTAAGAACAAGACTGAGATAACCGGCGCTGATGGTGGGCCTATTCAATCGACAGGAATTGACCTTAGTCATTTGAGTTTTGAACAGCTCATGCAGTTGAGAAAAAAATCAAAAAACTAG
- the lysC gene encoding Rz1-like lysis system protein LysC — MSKLRLLSKQCSKTMSALILLCPMMLLVSCTSTKEVLIPVQPVPIPPHLTADCEQPNIPENVDWGDMPQLLVGAMNSIAKCNLDKKAIRDIEAARSNSKPH, encoded by the coding sequence ATGTCAAAGTTAAGACTGTTATCAAAACAGTGCTCAAAGACAATGAGTGCGCTAATACTGCTGTGCCCGATGATGTTGTTAGTGAGTTGCACAAGTACAAAAGAGGTATTGATTCCCGTTCAGCCAGTACCGATACCCCCGCACTTAACCGCTGACTGTGAACAGCCAAATATCCCTGAAAACGTGGATTGGGGTGATATGCCGCAACTACTCGTTGGTGCTATGAATTCAATAGCAAAGTGCAACCTCGACAAGAAAGCCATTCGAGATATTGAAGCGGCTAGAAGTAACTCAAAACCACATTAG
- a CDS encoding D-Ala-D-Ala carboxypeptidase family metallohydrolase, giving the protein MKLSEHFDSNEFACKDGCGSKQVESKLIEILEGVRAHFGKPVVIVSGRRCAKHNSKVGGAPKSQHLLGTAADIKIKDVAPKMVADYLESQFPDSYGIGRYKTFTHIDVRGYKARWGSN; this is encoded by the coding sequence ATGAAATTAAGTGAACATTTTGATAGCAATGAATTTGCATGTAAAGACGGGTGTGGATCAAAACAAGTTGAATCAAAGCTAATTGAGATTCTTGAAGGTGTTCGCGCCCATTTTGGCAAGCCGGTAGTGATTGTTAGCGGTCGTCGCTGTGCTAAGCACAACAGTAAAGTAGGTGGCGCTCCTAAATCTCAGCACTTATTAGGTACGGCGGCAGATATCAAGATTAAAGATGTGGCGCCGAAAATGGTCGCTGATTATCTTGAATCTCAGTTTCCTGACAGCTACGGCATTGGTCGCTACAAGACATTCACGCATATTGATGTGAGAGGATATAAAGCACGATGGGGCAGCAATTAA
- a CDS encoding putative holin, with product MSTSIGITLGAAGGGAMGGFLIGADYGVVLGAIIGASASVIASRDNNRRKILHFILALGAGILIAKEASDVISQIWSWDISPKIMAIVISALLIPVLVLAANRDNLKKLFSRTFTSIDKNFNSITQAIKDWRNKGGS from the coding sequence ATGAGCACATCAATAGGGATAACCCTCGGTGCTGCTGGTGGCGGTGCTATGGGTGGGTTCCTTATTGGTGCCGACTATGGCGTCGTGCTAGGAGCTATTATCGGAGCATCAGCCTCAGTTATTGCATCCAGAGATAATAACCGGAGAAAGATACTTCATTTTATTTTAGCTCTTGGTGCGGGGATCCTTATCGCTAAAGAGGCTTCCGATGTTATTTCGCAGATATGGAGTTGGGATATTAGCCCCAAAATAATGGCAATTGTTATTTCGGCATTACTTATCCCTGTTCTCGTTCTTGCAGCAAATAGAGATAACCTCAAAAAATTATTTAGCCGTACATTTACCTCGATAGATAAAAACTTCAACAGTATCACGCAAGCCATTAAAGATTGGCGAAATAAAGGAGGTAGCTAA
- a CDS encoding IS3 family transposase (programmed frameshift) — MIEILGPERRKRRSPQEKMAIVQQSFESGMSVSMVARQHGIAASQLFLWRKQYQEGSLTAVTAGEHVVPASELASAIKQIKELQRLLGKKTMENELLKEAVEYGRGKKVDSARALITQGWKISLVSRTLRVSRAQLYVLAKRKSDWKDKRGRCCQDDSDALARIHNVIDKLPTYGYRRVWAILRRQSENEGIAMINAKRVYRLMKQSALLLERKPAMPVSTRAHTGKVSVNESNQRWCSDGFEFRCDNGEKLRVTFALDCCDREALHWAASTGGFDSETVQDVMLGAVENRFGNELPSKSVEWLTDNGSAYRAHETRRFAKQIGLSPRHTAVRSPQSNGIAESFVKIMKRDYISLMSKPNGLTAVKNLAAAFEHYNEWHPHSALGYRSPREYLRRRTHNAISDKKCLEI, encoded by the exons ATGATCGAGATATTAGGTCCTGAACGTAGAAAACGTCGTTCCCCACAAGAAAAAATGGCGATTGTTCAGCAAAGCTTTGAGTCGGGTATGAGTGTTTCCATGGTTGCCCGCCAACATGGCATAGCAGCAAGCCAGCTTTTCCTTTGGCGTAAACAGTATCAAGAAGGAAGCCTGACTGCAGTGACAGCAGGTGAACACGTTGTTCCTGCCTCTGAGCTAGCCTCAGCAATAAAGCAAATTAAAGAGCTACAGCGTTTACTCGGCAAAAAAACAATGGAAAATGAACTTCTTAAAGAAGCTGTCGAGTATGGCCGTG GAAAAAAAGTGGATAGCGCTCGCGCCCTTATTACCCAAGGATGGAAAATAAGTTTAGTGAGTCGAACATTACGTGTGTCACGAGCACAGTTATACGTTTTAGCGAAACGAAAAAGTGATTGGAAGGATAAGCGAGGTAGATGCTGTCAAGATGATAGTGATGCGCTTGCTCGTATACATAATGTCATTGATAAGCTGCCTACGTATGGTTATCGCCGCGTCTGGGCAATACTTCGTCGGCAATCTGAGAATGAAGGTATCGCGATGATTAATGCCAAACGCGTTTACCGTCTCATGAAGCAATCCGCATTATTATTGGAACGTAAACCTGCAATGCCAGTCTCAACGCGTGCTCATACAGGAAAAGTATCGGTGAATGAAAGCAACCAACGTTGGTGTTCAGATGGTTTTGAGTTCCGATGTGATAATGGTGAAAAACTGCGCGTCACGTTCGCTTTAGACTGTTGTGATCGCGAAGCCCTGCATTGGGCAGCTAGCACGGGAGGCTTCGACAGTGAAACCGTGCAAGATGTCATGTTAGGCGCTGTGGAGAATCGCTTCGGTAACGAGTTACCCTCAAAGTCAGTTGAGTGGTTGACAGACAACGGTTCAGCATATCGAGCCCATGAAACACGGAGGTTCGCTAAACAAATTGGCCTATCACCGAGACATACGGCGGTACGGAGTCCACAAAGTAATGGAATAGCAGAAAGCTTTGTAAAAATCATGAAGCGTGACTACATAAGTCTCATGTCAAAACCGAACGGATTAACGGCAGTGAAGAATCTTGCGGCAGCCTTCGAGCATTATAATGAATGGCATCCCCACAGTGCACTGGGTTATCGTTCACCGCGAGAGTACCTGCGGCGTCGAACCCATAATGCAATAAGTGATAAAAAGTGTCTGGAAATATAG
- a CDS encoding antiterminator Q family protein, giving the protein MSSIKNISDGLVLDAEQEAWLQGWLSKFGAWVYSGRLEKRQSSIIAEFMATVERRDYPEREMCNDDDGMLITKVVDKIYHIDRVAFTLLLLRYAFVSSDRAIARYYYGISQPRQMVRRNRTIEYRRPSMSTCRRESKEIIAYAEYLIYPHLYDAFKIRENELKKKNNSKNVLTSLSQ; this is encoded by the coding sequence ATGTCGAGTATAAAAAATATTTCTGATGGGCTTGTACTTGATGCTGAGCAAGAAGCTTGGTTGCAAGGTTGGCTATCCAAATTCGGCGCTTGGGTTTACAGCGGTAGATTAGAAAAACGGCAGAGTAGTATCATCGCTGAATTTATGGCAACAGTCGAAAGACGCGACTATCCAGAAAGGGAAATGTGTAATGACGATGACGGAATGTTAATTACCAAAGTAGTCGATAAAATTTATCATATAGACAGGGTCGCATTTACATTGCTGTTATTACGTTATGCTTTTGTGAGTTCTGATCGTGCTATCGCCCGTTATTATTATGGTATCTCTCAACCACGGCAAATGGTCCGTAGAAATCGAACAATTGAATATAGAAGACCCTCAATGTCTACATGCAGACGTGAATCGAAAGAAATCATTGCTTATGCGGAGTATTTAATATACCCACATCTCTATGATGCGTTTAAAATACGCGAAAATGAGTTGAAAAAGAAAAATAATAGCAAGAACGTGTTGACTTCTTTGAGCCAATGA
- a CDS encoding Ref family recombination enhancement nuclease, which translates to MTKSKTKEDKQWLSDVAELGCICCRNMGYGASPAEIHHVRTGQGMAQRASHKDVLPLCPPHHRPSYDTGFHAAPKTWQEIHGTEIELLEQTKREVMELRACRV; encoded by the coding sequence ATGACCAAATCAAAGACCAAAGAAGATAAACAGTGGCTATCAGATGTAGCAGAACTTGGCTGTATTTGCTGCCGAAATATGGGCTATGGAGCAAGCCCTGCGGAAATCCATCATGTAAGAACGGGGCAGGGAATGGCGCAGCGAGCTAGCCATAAAGATGTTTTACCGTTATGTCCACCTCATCACAGACCTAGTTACGATACTGGTTTTCATGCAGCGCCAAAAACATGGCAAGAAATTCACGGTACCGAAATCGAGTTATTAGAACAAACCAAAAGAGAAGTCATGGAGCTGCGAGCATGTCGAGTATAA
- a CDS encoding DUF1367 family protein, which produces MAQHGFIKMSNDTLVPANPAARDFLHSKIKCGDVLYADFKKARNPRFHRKYFALLNLGYEYWEPTGGTISPEERELVRGYVKFLAHYTDNDDALQSAADVYLDDIAQKRARNISAAKSFDAFRYWVVEQSGHYETFEMPDGSLRRVAKSISFAKMDDLAFGELYKSTLDVLWNFILFRKFPTQEAAENAAGQLLDFT; this is translated from the coding sequence ATGGCACAGCATGGCTTTATCAAAATGTCTAACGATACTCTTGTACCTGCTAACCCAGCTGCGAGAGATTTTTTGCATTCAAAAATCAAGTGTGGTGATGTGCTTTATGCTGATTTTAAGAAGGCACGAAACCCACGATTCCACCGTAAATACTTCGCATTGCTTAACCTAGGATATGAATACTGGGAACCAACCGGCGGTACCATTTCGCCTGAAGAAAGAGAATTGGTTCGTGGTTACGTTAAATTCCTCGCTCACTACACCGATAATGATGATGCCCTCCAATCTGCCGCAGATGTTTATCTCGATGATATAGCACAGAAACGCGCTCGCAATATTTCAGCCGCTAAATCCTTTGATGCCTTTCGCTACTGGGTCGTTGAGCAATCTGGTCACTACGAAACCTTTGAAATGCCGGATGGCAGCTTGCGCCGCGTTGCTAAATCAATCAGCTTTGCCAAAATGGATGACTTAGCCTTTGGCGAACTCTATAAATCAACCCTCGATGTACTCTGGAACTTCATTCTGTTCCGTAAATTCCCCACACAAGAAGCAGCTGAAAATGCAGCTGGCCAGTTATTAGATTTTACCTAG